The genomic region AGAGAACAAGCGGAACAATATCTGTCACTGAACATTTTAAACAGTGGGAAAGAATGGGCATGCGAATGGGTAAGATGTATGAAGTTGCTCTTACCGTTGAAGGTTATCAGAGCAGTGGGTACGCTAATGTATACAAGAATGAAATCAGAATAGGTGCAAATCCAACTCCTGCCCCATCTCAAAGCCCAATTAGAAGAGATGCATTTTCAATAATCGAAGCGGAAGAATATAACAGCACAAATTCCTCCACTTTACAAGTGATTGGAACGCCAAATAATGGCAGAGGAATTGGTTATATTGAAAATGGTAATACCGTAACTTACAGCAATATAGATTTTGGTAGTGGTGCAACAGGGTTCTCTGCAACTGTTGCAACGGAGGTTAATACCTCAATTCAAATCCGTTCTGACAGTCCTACCGGAACTCTACTTGGTACCTTATATGTAAGTTCTACCGGCAGCTGGAATACATATCAAACCGTATCTACAAACATCAGCAAAATTACCGGCGTTCATGATATTGTATTGGTATTCTCAGGTCCAGTCAATGTGGACAACTTCATATTTAGCAGAAGTTCACCAGTGCCTGCACCTGGTGATAACACAAGAGACGCATATTCTATCATTCAGGCCGAGGATTATGACAGCAGTTATGGCCCCAACCTTCAAATCTTTAGCTTACCAGGCGGTGGCAGCGCCATTGGCTATATTGAAAATGGTTATTCCACTACCTATAATAACGTTAATTTCGCCAACGGCTTAAGTTCTATAACAGCAAGAGTTGCCACTCAGATCTCAACTTCCATTCAGGTGAGAGCAGGAGGAGCAACCGGTACTTTACTTGGTACAATATATGTTCCTTCGACAAATAGTTGGGATTCTTATCAGAATGTAACTGCCAACCTTAGCAATATTACAGGTGTGCATGATATTACCCTTGTCTTTTCAGGACCAGTGAATGTGGACTACTTCGTATTTACACCAGCAAATGTAAATTCAGGGCCTACCTCCCCTGTCGGAGGTACAAGAAGTGCATTTTCCAATATTCAAGCCGAAGATTATGACAGCAGTTATGGTCCCAACCTTCAAATCTTTAGCTTACCAGGTGGTGGCAGCGCCATTGGCTATATTGAAAATGGTTATTCCACTACCTATAAAAATATTGATTTTGGTGACGGCGCAACGTCCGTAACAGCAAGAGTAGCTACCCAGAATGCTACTACCATTCAGGTAAGATTGGGAAGTCCATCGGGTACATTACTTGGAACAATTTACGTGGGGTCCACAGGAAGCTTTGATACTTATAGGGATGTATCCGCTACCATTAGTAATACTGCGGGTGTAAAAGATATTGTTCTTGTATTCTCAGGTCCTGTTAATGTTGACTGGTTTGTATTCTCAAAATCAGGAACTTAAGGGTATAGACCCTAATGTGGAGTACAAAATCTGGTATGGCATATATTAAAAAAAGACTTGGAATTGTACCAGTGCGACATATAATGGCTTTGTAAAATATTCTGATTAAAACGGAATGATTAAGGATAGGAAAAGAAAGTATTCTTTTCCTGTCTTTTTTATGTAACCTTAAAAATTACAGCCAATTATTCAATAAAATAATTTCTGTAAATCAGTTATTCTTGAACCAATATTAAAAGAATTTCCCCAAGGTCTTTAATGTCTGGCCGGATTACATTATCTTCTCCTGTCATTTTAAAAAACAGTTAAATCAAGCTTTTGTCGCAATAGAATGAATTATTATTTGGGATTCCAAACCAAAGACATATCATTAAGCAGTTGTAAAATAATTGGAAACAATCGCGACAATAACTAAGGCCACAAAAGCCCAAGGCACATGAACTAACGGCATAAAAAAAGGCGAGTGTTGATAATAGTGTTGGCCAAAGAATTATTTTCCGGTAATCGGTGATTTTTATCTTGCACCCTCTCCCTTCTTTAAATTATATCAACAAAACTTAAATCCTAATGAAGTCCAAAATTTTTTTGCAATCTTGTTTTCTTGCAGTATTCCAATTCTAACTTTTTTACACCCCTGCCGTTTTAGCTTTTCTTCAAACAAATTATATGCCATTTTACCATACCCTTTAGAGTGGTATTCCCCATGAAATCATGAGCAGACCTATCCATGGACAATTGTCATAGGGATTATTTTTAAGAAAGTCAATAATTCCTATATACTTATTCTCCAGAAATATAAGATAGCTTTCAGTATTCAGGTTAAGAAACTCATTTTTCACCTCTTCTATTGTTCTTGAAGGAACACCGTTTTCATTTGAGTTAATAATTTCCAGTACAATATCTAATAAATCTTCTGTAATAGGCTGAAATATCATCAAGAACCACCCTTTAAAGCGCCTCTAAAAAAACACTTCTTCAGCTCCACTTTGTGTTACCGCCGGGATATAATTGACTCATAGCGCCGGTAAAAATTGACCCACGCCACATCAATGGTCTGTCACAAAAATACAAAATCCAAAAAGCTTTTATGATCACATTGACTTTTATATATTTAAATGTTATTATTTTCCTGTAATAGATATTGATTGTAGTGCATGGGCTTTTCAAGTAGAAGACATCAAAACTGTATGGTTTCCATTAAGTATAGTCATTATATGGCGCTAACAAGGACAGATCAGTACCTGATTTATGTTGCAGCAATGGCGATAGCATAAATTCATGAGGCGAGAATAATGAAAGAGTTCGACAAAGTAAGATTAGAAACTGTAAAATTCATGCGTGGCAAATATCGGCTTGACGAGATTTCAGGAATGAATTATGGTATCCCATGTGTAAGATTTCGGCAAGGAAAGAAAACCGTTGTGGCAATATTTCTGTACGATGACCATTACGATTTTCAAATTGTTCTCGGTAAGGCAGAAAGAGAAAAGTTTGAAGCAATAAGGCATGAGTTTCCGCTTGAGATACAACAGCTTTACGACCGTGCACATACCTTCCACGATGGTAAATGGCTCTTTATTAGCGTTTACGATTTAAAAACTCTGGAAGCTGTGAAGAAGCTGATACTTATTAAGAAAAAGCCGAATCGCAAGCCGTTTTCAAAAGAAAACGCCGTTTATGGCAAATGTGGGCATCGATGTGATTTATGCGTGCATTACACTGGTATAACCGAAGAATTTAGAGAAATGCTAATCCCGCATCTTAATGCGGTATATGGTAAATCCGCTTGGGATATGCGTTGCACTGGCTGTGATACAACCAATTGCCACTGCTATCAGGATGGACATGGGTTATGTGAGCCGTTAAAATGTTTACATACAAAACAGCTTAATTCTTGCTTTGATTGTGTAGATTATCCCTGTGCACAAGCAACCGTTGGATACAGACAATTGGAGCACAAAAATATTTCTGCCGATGATGTTACATGGGCGATTTTACCTTATGTTCCATATCAGTATGAAAAGTAATACCAAATTAATTAATTTGATATATTTCTACATAATCACAGCTTATTATCATTTGTACAAGGTTTGATTCCAATAATCAAAATTATTCACACTTACACTCCCAATGGTATGCTTCTACGTTATATCTCTCCCAATCGGTATTCACTTAATCTTATTCTTTATCTTATTCTTAATACGAATGCCTGCCTCAACGTGCATAATCCAGTGTCGTGACAAAGGCATTTGTATAAGTCCTTTAACATCCTTATTGCACCAGTAATCTATCAACCATACTGCTTTTTCATCTGAGCTCACAACATTCAGTTCACGGATTCTGCGTTTGTCCTCATCACCGAACTTTCTTTTAAGCTCAGTGTAGTCAATTGATCTTAACCATTCGTCGGTGGAGGTTTTAACAGCTGTAATATACTCATACAAGACATCCAGATTCAGACACTTTGAAAACTCGGAAATCTGCTCTTTTACAAGCTCATTTCCTGTTGTAATAATAGGTGAATTCATTCTCTTCTGATAATTTCCTTCAAAGAAAACTTGTCGGTTATTTTTAATCAACGTATGTACAACAATATCCTCAATTCTTGAAATGTGCCATATTGAATACGCAATAGTTTTACTGTGATAACCGTTTGCATTTATGAATGGAATAGCGCAATAATCTTTTTCGTCCAGCTCATCTTTCCAGGACATGACCTCTTGCATCAATATTTCCCGAAGCTGTAAAAGTGTATTTATTCCATCAGTGAATGATGTCCTGGTCAGTTGTTTCTGCATGATCTTGTTCATTTCCGACCATTCTTTATTCATAATAACT from Thermoclostridium stercorarium subsp. stercorarium DSM 8532 harbors:
- a CDS encoding carbohydrate-binding protein — its product is MKRKVKKMAAMATSIIMAIMIILHSIPVLAGRIIYDNETGTHGGYDYELWKDYGNTIMELNDGGTFSCQWSNIGNALFRKGRKFNSDKTYQELGDIVVEYGCDYNPNGNSYLCVYGWTRNPLVEYYIVESWGSWRPPGATPKGTITVDGGTYEIYETTRVNQPSIDGTATFQQYWSVRTSKRTSGTISVTEHFKQWERMGMRMGKMYEVALTVEGYQSSGYANVYKNEIRIGANPTPAPSQSPIRRDAFSIIEAEEYNSTNSSTLQVIGTPNNGRGIGYIENGNTVTYSNIDFGSGATGFSATVATEVNTSIQIRSDSPTGTLLGTLYVSSTGSWNTYQTVSTNISKITGVHDIVLVFSGPVNVDNFIFSRSSPVPAPGDNTRDAYSIIQAEDYDSSYGPNLQIFSLPGGGSAIGYIENGYSTTYNNVNFANGLSSITARVATQISTSIQVRAGGATGTLLGTIYVPSTNSWDSYQNVTANLSNITGVHDITLVFSGPVNVDYFVFTPANVNSGPTSPVGGTRSAFSNIQAEDYDSSYGPNLQIFSLPGGGSAIGYIENGYSTTYKNIDFGDGATSVTARVATQNATTIQVRLGSPSGTLLGTIYVGSTGSFDTYRDVSATISNTAGVKDIVLVFSGPVNVDWFVFSKSGT
- a CDS encoding acetyltransferase, GNAT family, which produces MAYNLFEEKLKRQGCKKVRIGILQENKIAKKFWTSLGFKFC
- a CDS encoding DUF3788 domain-containing protein — protein: MKEFDKVRLETVKFMRGKYRLDEISGMNYGIPCVRFRQGKKTVVAIFLYDDHYDFQIVLGKAEREKFEAIRHEFPLEIQQLYDRAHTFHDGKWLFISVYDLKTLEAVKKLILIKKKPNRKPFSKENAVYGKCGHRCDLCVHYTGITEEFREMLIPHLNAVYGKSAWDMRCTGCDTTNCHCYQDGHGLCEPLKCLHTKQLNSCFDCVDYPCAQATVGYRQLEHKNISADDVTWAILPYVPYQYEK